One genomic window of Vibrio parahaemolyticus includes the following:
- the punC gene encoding purine nucleoside transporter PunC gives MKISKLQLVYLAALSMLGFVATDMYLPAFKAMEIDFATGPEQIALSLTVFLVGMAFGQLMWGLASDKFGHRNTLAAGLVLFTIASFGLAFCDEVWQLLTLRFVQAIGVCAPAVIWQAMVIKRYSSSSQQIFATIMPLVALSPALAPQLGVVLADSFGWHSIFIALTLVGVVLVAATMAQKNEQAEIKQTSMSADIKALLGSKTYLGNVFMFATASAAFFAYLTGMPEIMAQLGYEAKDIGLSFIPQTIAFMAGGYLGKVGVRKFGDEKVLRQLIGLFSVAALLIFVASQWELTSIWPILAPFCLIAVANGALYPIVVNRALASAHQSPATAAGLQNSLQICVSSLSSALVAAMASQAQVVTGVAIVICMGGLWMGYILSNRELSKHFTTPDNARVVSEDEL, from the coding sequence ATGAAAATATCAAAACTACAGCTCGTTTATCTTGCAGCTTTATCTATGCTTGGCTTTGTTGCCACTGACATGTACTTACCTGCGTTCAAAGCAATGGAAATCGACTTTGCTACAGGTCCCGAACAAATCGCACTTTCTCTGACCGTATTTCTTGTAGGTATGGCTTTTGGTCAATTGATGTGGGGATTGGCATCGGATAAATTTGGTCACCGCAATACGCTGGCCGCAGGTCTGGTACTCTTTACCATTGCCTCATTCGGCTTAGCATTCTGCGATGAAGTTTGGCAGCTACTGACACTGCGCTTTGTGCAAGCAATCGGCGTGTGTGCTCCTGCGGTTATCTGGCAAGCGATGGTAATCAAGCGTTACTCCAGCAGTAGCCAGCAAATTTTTGCAACCATCATGCCGTTGGTGGCACTATCACCAGCACTTGCACCTCAACTGGGTGTGGTTTTAGCGGATAGCTTTGGTTGGCACAGTATTTTTATCGCATTAACGCTTGTTGGCGTGGTGCTGGTTGCTGCCACCATGGCACAAAAGAACGAACAAGCCGAAATCAAACAAACCAGCATGTCTGCGGATATTAAAGCGTTACTAGGTTCAAAAACTTACCTAGGTAACGTGTTTATGTTCGCAACCGCTTCGGCAGCGTTCTTTGCTTACCTTACTGGTATGCCAGAAATCATGGCGCAACTAGGCTATGAAGCCAAAGACATCGGTTTGAGCTTCATCCCTCAAACCATTGCGTTTATGGCTGGTGGCTATTTAGGTAAAGTCGGCGTACGTAAGTTTGGTGATGAGAAAGTATTACGCCAGTTAATCGGCCTGTTCAGCGTTGCTGCATTGCTGATTTTCGTCGCTTCACAGTGGGAGCTCACGTCAATCTGGCCAATTCTTGCGCCATTCTGTTTGATTGCCGTTGCAAATGGTGCGCTTTACCCAATCGTCGTAAACCGTGCCCTAGCTAGTGCACACCAAAGCCCAGCGACAGCAGCAGGTCTACAGAACAGTCTGCAAATCTGTGTGAGCAGCTTATCGAGCGCATTAGTTGCCGCGATGGCAAGCCAAGCTCAAGTGGTTACGGGCGTGGCAATCGTCATTTGTATGGGTGGCTTGTGGATGGGTTACATTCTGTCGAATCGTGAACTCTCTAAGCATTTCACTACACCTGACAACGCTCGCGTCGTCAGCGAAGATGAACTTTAA
- a CDS encoding DUF2860 domain-containing protein, protein MKPRLTLLPLAFVVSAAQAQLAETAGFSGEISINAGVISSESNFNTDNSKTIDSLNQSAESDTTVIAAPLGSIAYTFGHQLNHQVYAGTTRSDVAVGTLAFQLGYQYELPSGTVLDVSYLPTVLKGETWRNPYRVGTARKTTDEGGNAYRFQIKGLVDRNFTLDLAYADKDVEQDEVTDRSLARDANIYYVKGEYRISLDQTSLLQPAFTYINQDADGKAESYDSYAFDVSWFKFINRHRLALTAGYALKDYQSASQTFAKTRSDDTLSLFAAYEYQNVFDWQNWSFISFAGYSQTDSNITFYDENEYLLSLGFNYSF, encoded by the coding sequence ATGAAACCAAGGCTAACCCTTTTGCCTTTGGCCTTTGTCGTCAGTGCTGCTCAGGCTCAACTCGCTGAAACTGCAGGGTTCAGCGGCGAAATCTCAATCAATGCTGGTGTGATTTCATCGGAGTCGAACTTTAATACCGACAACAGCAAAACCATCGACTCGTTAAACCAAAGCGCTGAAAGCGACACAACCGTCATCGCAGCGCCGCTCGGAAGTATCGCCTACACGTTTGGTCACCAACTCAACCACCAAGTGTATGCTGGTACAACGCGTTCCGATGTGGCAGTCGGTACGCTGGCTTTTCAATTAGGCTATCAGTACGAACTGCCGTCAGGCACAGTATTGGATGTCTCTTACCTTCCGACCGTCCTCAAAGGCGAAACGTGGCGTAATCCTTATCGAGTAGGTACGGCTCGTAAAACAACGGATGAAGGTGGTAACGCCTATCGATTTCAAATCAAAGGTTTGGTCGATAGAAACTTCACCCTCGATTTAGCCTATGCCGATAAAGATGTCGAACAAGATGAAGTCACCGACCGTTCACTCGCGCGTGATGCCAATATTTATTACGTAAAAGGCGAATATCGTATTTCACTAGACCAAACATCGCTACTGCAACCCGCGTTCACCTACATCAACCAAGATGCGGATGGAAAAGCAGAATCGTATGACTCTTATGCCTTTGACGTAAGTTGGTTTAAGTTCATCAACCGTCATCGTTTAGCCTTAACCGCAGGCTATGCACTCAAAGATTATCAATCGGCGAGCCAAACTTTTGCGAAAACGCGCAGTGATGACACCTTGAGCTTGTTTGCCGCTTACGAATACCAAAACGTGTTTGATTGGCAAAACTGGTCGTTCATTTCCTTCGCGGGTTATAGCCAAACCGATTCAAACATCACCTTTTATGACGAAAATGAATACCTTTTGTCGTTAGGCTTTAACTACAGCTTCTAA
- a CDS encoding YifB family Mg chelatase-like AAA ATPase: MGLAIIHSRASVGVQAPSVSVEVHISNGMPGFTLVGLPETTVKESKDRVRSAIINSNFQFPAKRITVNLAPADLPKEGGRFDLPIALGILAASEQIATDRLKNYEFVGELALSGGLRPVKGVLPAALSASKVGRHLVVPHVNGDQAALVGKEQHKSAQSLLEVCAELCGQHRLNLYQTPKRKTVEKHGRDLQDIIGQQQGKRALEIAAAGNHNLLFLGPPGTGKTMLASRLCDLLPEMSDEEAMETASVASLTQSEINEHNWKSRPFRAPHHSSSMAALVGGGSVPRPGEISLAHNGLLFLDEMPEFDRKVLDSLREPLESGEIIISRAQGKTRFPARFQLVGALNPSPTGYYEGNQARTNPQAILRYLGRLSGPLLDRFDMSLEIPSLPKGTLAEGGDRGEPTELVKKRVSLARESMLNRNGKVNALLGSREIEAFCPLQKSDAEFLETALHRLELSIRAYHRIIKVARTIADLEGAEQIERSHLAEALGYRAMDRLLKQLTAQAV, encoded by the coding sequence ATGGGGCTGGCAATCATTCATAGTCGGGCAAGTGTCGGGGTGCAAGCGCCGTCAGTTAGTGTGGAAGTGCATATCAGTAATGGCATGCCCGGCTTTACTCTCGTTGGGTTGCCGGAGACTACGGTAAAGGAATCCAAAGATCGTGTACGCAGTGCGATCATCAATTCAAATTTCCAGTTTCCAGCCAAGCGCATTACGGTCAATTTGGCCCCAGCGGATTTACCTAAAGAAGGTGGTCGTTTTGATTTGCCTATTGCATTGGGTATTTTGGCGGCTTCAGAGCAAATCGCGACAGATAGGCTCAAAAACTACGAATTTGTTGGCGAATTAGCCCTGTCTGGAGGATTAAGACCTGTCAAAGGTGTGCTTCCTGCCGCGTTGTCTGCAAGCAAAGTAGGACGTCATTTGGTGGTGCCTCATGTCAATGGCGATCAAGCAGCGTTGGTGGGCAAAGAGCAACATAAGTCAGCGCAATCCTTACTTGAGGTGTGTGCGGAGTTATGTGGTCAGCATCGTCTCAATCTTTATCAAACTCCGAAGCGAAAAACGGTTGAAAAACATGGTCGAGATCTACAAGACATCATTGGCCAGCAACAAGGAAAGCGTGCTCTAGAAATTGCGGCGGCTGGAAACCACAACCTACTTTTCCTTGGTCCTCCTGGTACAGGAAAAACCATGCTGGCGTCGCGTTTATGCGACTTACTGCCGGAGATGAGCGACGAAGAAGCGATGGAAACGGCTTCAGTCGCATCACTGACGCAAAGTGAGATTAATGAGCACAACTGGAAGTCGCGTCCGTTTCGTGCGCCGCACCATTCCAGTTCGATGGCGGCATTAGTTGGTGGTGGCTCGGTGCCAAGACCGGGTGAGATTTCTTTGGCTCACAATGGGTTATTGTTCCTTGATGAAATGCCGGAGTTTGACCGTAAAGTGTTGGACTCGTTACGAGAACCACTGGAGTCGGGTGAGATCATCATTTCGCGCGCACAAGGAAAAACGCGTTTTCCTGCTCGTTTTCAGCTGGTGGGCGCGTTGAATCCAAGCCCAACTGGCTATTACGAAGGGAATCAAGCTCGCACTAACCCTCAAGCTATTTTGCGTTACTTAGGCCGTTTATCGGGACCGCTTCTCGACCGTTTTGATATGTCGTTAGAAATTCCATCCTTACCAAAAGGCACGTTGGCGGAAGGTGGTGATCGAGGTGAGCCCACGGAACTCGTCAAAAAGCGCGTCAGTCTTGCTCGCGAGAGCATGCTCAATCGAAACGGCAAAGTAAACGCACTACTCGGCAGCCGTGAAATTGAGGCATTTTGCCCGTTGCAAAAAAGCGATGCGGAATTTCTCGAAACTGCACTACATCGGCTGGAGTTATCGATTCGTGCCTATCATCGCATCATTAAAGTGGCTCGCACGATAGCGGATTTAGAAGGAGCTGAGCAGATTGAACGTTCTCATTTGGCGGAAGCGCTCGGGTATCGCGCGATGGACCGATTGCTGAAACAACTCACGGCTCAAGCCGTATAG
- the ilvM gene encoding acetolactate synthase 2 small subunit: MDRYLLDIKADDKPVLLERVLRVIRHRGFVIKQVAATQNHESKVASVEIIVDSDRPISFLINQIEKLWDVRKVEVLKIRNDELPNHNLQQHVSA, translated from the coding sequence ATGGACAGATATTTACTCGACATCAAAGCCGACGACAAACCGGTACTGTTAGAGCGCGTTCTACGTGTGATTCGTCACCGAGGCTTTGTGATCAAACAGGTGGCCGCTACTCAAAACCACGAAAGTAAAGTAGCCAGCGTCGAGATCATCGTCGACAGCGATCGACCAATCTCGTTTTTGATCAATCAAATTGAGAAGTTGTGGGACGTTCGTAAAGTTGAGGTGCTGAAAATCCGCAACGATGAACTGCCAAATCACAACTTACAACAACACGTAAGTGCATAA
- a CDS encoding acyltransferase: MLAYLLFFFNASFVILNSAICSLVICVIAIFKILLPTAQLKAKGTEAANKVMWIWATVNAGILALSNRVEWDVQGIENLKKDGWYLLISNHLSWTDIVVLCCVFKDRIPMPKFFLKQQLLYVPFIGMACWALDMPFMRRYSREYLIRNPHKRGQDLATTRRSCAKFKHTPTTVVNYVEGTRFTEEKQRKSKAGYQYLLQPKSGGIAYTLAAMGEQFENIIDVTLAYPENTDKPFKDMLMGRMTKIVVHVKVLPVDEQVLGDYFNDKPYKRQFQQWLGDVWQEKDQLLQEIHK; encoded by the coding sequence ATGTTGGCATATTTGTTATTTTTTTTTAACGCTTCTTTTGTGATCCTCAATTCTGCGATTTGTTCACTCGTAATTTGTGTTATCGCTATTTTTAAGATCCTACTTCCGACCGCGCAGTTAAAAGCTAAAGGGACGGAAGCAGCCAACAAAGTGATGTGGATTTGGGCGACCGTCAATGCGGGGATTCTTGCCTTGTCTAACCGTGTGGAGTGGGACGTTCAAGGCATCGAGAATCTGAAAAAAGATGGTTGGTATTTGCTGATCAGCAATCACCTCAGTTGGACGGATATTGTTGTGCTGTGCTGCGTATTTAAAGATCGCATTCCAATGCCGAAGTTTTTCCTCAAACAACAACTGCTGTATGTGCCGTTTATTGGTATGGCATGTTGGGCGTTAGACATGCCTTTCATGCGTCGTTACTCTCGTGAGTATTTAATTCGTAACCCTCACAAACGTGGCCAAGATTTGGCAACCACACGTCGTTCGTGTGCCAAGTTCAAGCATACTCCAACCACGGTTGTGAACTACGTGGAAGGTACACGCTTTACTGAAGAGAAGCAGCGTAAAAGCAAAGCGGGCTACCAATACCTGTTGCAACCCAAATCAGGCGGTATTGCTTACACATTGGCGGCAATGGGCGAGCAGTTTGAGAACATCATTGATGTGACCCTCGCGTATCCAGAGAATACGGACAAACCTTTTAAAGACATGCTGATGGGGCGCATGACTAAGATCGTGGTCCATGTGAAAGTGTTGCCAGTTGATGAGCAGGTGTTAGGGGATTACTTCAACGACAAGCCGTACAAGCGCCAATTCCAGCAATGGTTAGGGGATGTGTGGCAAGAGAAAGACCAACTGCTACAAGAGATTCACAAATAA
- the ilvA gene encoding threonine ammonia-lyase, biosynthetic: protein MMESQPEKKANQSGADYLRQILRAPVYEVATVTPLQEMPRLSARIGNNVQIKREDRQPVHSFKLRGAYNMVASLTEAQKAAGVIAASAGNHAQGMALSGTKLGIKTTIVMPKTTPDIKVDAVRSFGGDVVLHGNNFDEAKAEAERLSEQHGYTFVPPFDHPLVIAGQGTIGMEMLQQNGHLDYIFVPVGGGGLAAGVAVLVKQLMPEIKVIAVEPEDSSCLKAALDAGEPVVLDQVSMFADGVAVKRIGEETFRLCQKYIDGHVAVSSDEICAAVKDIFEDTRAIAEPSGALALAGLKKFVEQNQLENKNLATVLSGANTNFHGLRYVSERCELGEKREGLLAVTIPERQGAFFEFCNLIGGRAVTEFNYRYNDDELANIFVGVRLQGGQEELDNIIRDLREGGYPVVDLSDDEMAKLHIRYMIGGKPSKQLKERLYSFEFPEYPGALLKFLSTLGTHWNISLFNYRNHGADYGRVLCGFELDESDLAQFSAHLRELGYQCKDETDNPSYKFFLS, encoded by the coding sequence ATGATGGAATCTCAACCCGAAAAAAAAGCGAATCAATCTGGCGCAGACTATCTGCGCCAAATCCTTCGCGCACCGGTTTATGAAGTCGCAACAGTAACGCCACTGCAAGAAATGCCTCGTTTATCTGCACGTATCGGGAATAACGTGCAGATCAAGCGTGAAGACCGCCAACCCGTACACTCGTTCAAACTGCGCGGTGCCTACAACATGGTGGCAAGCCTAACTGAAGCACAGAAAGCCGCGGGGGTGATTGCAGCATCGGCAGGCAACCATGCTCAAGGCATGGCACTGTCTGGCACCAAACTCGGAATCAAAACCACGATTGTTATGCCAAAAACCACACCAGACATCAAAGTCGATGCGGTACGCAGTTTCGGTGGCGATGTGGTGCTGCACGGCAACAACTTTGATGAAGCCAAAGCCGAAGCCGAACGCTTGTCAGAACAACACGGTTATACGTTCGTGCCTCCTTTCGACCACCCATTGGTGATCGCAGGCCAAGGCACCATCGGCATGGAAATGCTGCAGCAAAATGGTCATCTCGACTACATCTTCGTGCCGGTTGGAGGCGGTGGCTTGGCGGCTGGTGTAGCGGTTCTGGTCAAGCAACTGATGCCAGAAATCAAAGTCATCGCCGTCGAACCTGAAGACTCGTCTTGTCTGAAAGCGGCGCTTGATGCTGGTGAGCCAGTGGTACTCGACCAAGTCAGCATGTTTGCTGATGGTGTCGCGGTAAAACGCATCGGTGAAGAAACGTTCCGCTTGTGTCAGAAATACATTGATGGTCATGTGGCGGTTTCAAGCGATGAAATCTGCGCTGCCGTAAAAGACATTTTTGAGGATACTCGCGCGATTGCTGAACCATCCGGGGCGCTTGCGCTTGCTGGCTTGAAGAAGTTTGTTGAGCAAAACCAACTGGAAAACAAAAACCTTGCCACGGTGCTGTCTGGCGCAAATACCAACTTCCATGGTTTACGTTATGTTTCAGAGCGTTGTGAATTAGGTGAGAAGCGTGAAGGTCTATTGGCCGTGACGATTCCAGAACGCCAAGGCGCTTTCTTTGAATTCTGTAATCTGATTGGCGGCCGTGCTGTCACCGAGTTTAACTACCGTTACAACGATGATGAACTGGCGAATATCTTTGTTGGTGTACGCCTGCAAGGTGGTCAGGAAGAACTGGATAACATCATTCGCGACCTACGCGAAGGTGGCTACCCAGTCGTTGATTTGTCCGACGATGAAATGGCCAAACTGCACATTCGTTACATGATCGGTGGCAAGCCCTCGAAACAGCTGAAAGAGCGTCTCTATAGCTTTGAATTTCCTGAGTATCCAGGCGCACTATTGAAGTTCTTAAGCACGCTTGGCACCCATTGGAACATCAGCCTATTCAACTACCGTAACCACGGCGCCGACTACGGACGCGTTCTATGTGGTTTCGAGTTAGATGAAAGCGATTTAGCCCAATTTTCAGCGCATTTACGAGAACTTGGCTACCAATGTAAGGATGAAACCGATAATCCATCCTACAAGTTTTTCTTGTCTTAA
- the ilvD gene encoding dihydroxy-acid dehydratase has translation MPKYRSATTTHGRNMAGARALWRATGVKDEDFGKPIIAVVNSFTQFVPGHVHLKDLGQLVAQEIEAAGGIAKEFNTIAVDDGIAMGHGGMLYSLPSRELIADSVEYMVNAHCADAMVCISNCDKITPGMLMASMRLNIPVIFVSGGPMEAGKTKLSDQIIKLDLVDAMIQGADPKVSDEQSEQIERSACPTCGSCSGMFTANSMNCLTEALGLSQPGNGSLLATHADRKELFINAGKRIVELTKRYYEQDDETALPRNIATKAAFENAMALDIAMGGSTNTVLHLLAAAQEGEVDFDMTDIDRMSRQVPHLCKVAPSTQKYHMEDVHRAGGVVGILGELNRAGLLHNQSKTVLGLTWEEQLAKYDIMLTDSEEVKSFYRAGPAGIRTTQAFSQDCRWDTLDNDRAEGCIRTKENAFSQDGGLAVLKGNIALDGCIVKTAGVDESILKFTGPAVVFESQEDAVDGILGGKVKAGDVVVIRYEGPKGGPGMQEMLYPTTYLKSMGLGKECALLTDGRFSGGTSGLSIGHASPEAANGGAIGLVQNGDLIAIDIPNRSISLEISEQELAERRVKQDELGWKPANRQREVSFALKAYASMATSADKGAVRDKSKLEG, from the coding sequence ATGCCAAAATATAGATCAGCAACCACCACACATGGTCGTAACATGGCGGGAGCTCGTGCGCTCTGGCGTGCAACCGGTGTAAAAGACGAAGATTTCGGTAAGCCAATCATCGCCGTGGTGAACTCATTCACTCAGTTTGTACCAGGCCACGTACACCTTAAAGATTTAGGCCAACTTGTTGCTCAAGAGATTGAAGCGGCAGGCGGCATCGCAAAAGAATTCAATACCATCGCCGTCGATGATGGCATCGCAATGGGTCATGGCGGCATGCTTTACTCGCTGCCATCACGTGAATTGATTGCCGACTCAGTAGAATACATGGTTAATGCGCACTGTGCAGATGCCATGGTGTGTATTTCTAACTGTGACAAAATCACTCCAGGGATGCTGATGGCGTCAATGCGTCTCAACATTCCAGTTATTTTCGTATCTGGCGGCCCAATGGAAGCGGGCAAAACCAAGCTTTCAGATCAGATCATCAAGCTAGACCTTGTCGATGCCATGATCCAAGGTGCCGATCCAAAAGTGTCTGACGAACAAAGCGAACAGATCGAACGCAGTGCATGCCCAACGTGTGGATCGTGTTCAGGCATGTTCACCGCCAACTCTATGAACTGTCTAACAGAAGCTCTGGGGCTGTCTCAGCCAGGCAACGGCTCGCTGTTGGCAACGCATGCCGACCGTAAAGAGCTGTTTATCAATGCAGGTAAACGCATCGTTGAACTCACCAAACGCTACTACGAGCAAGATGACGAAACGGCTCTACCACGCAATATCGCGACCAAAGCCGCATTTGAAAACGCGATGGCACTCGACATCGCAATGGGTGGCTCGACCAATACGGTGTTACACCTTTTAGCTGCAGCGCAAGAAGGTGAAGTCGATTTTGATATGACGGACATCGATCGCATGTCTCGCCAAGTACCACACCTTTGTAAAGTGGCTCCTTCAACGCAGAAATACCACATGGAAGATGTACACCGTGCGGGTGGCGTTGTCGGTATCCTTGGTGAACTGAACCGTGCAGGTCTGCTGCACAATCAGTCTAAGACCGTACTAGGTCTGACTTGGGAAGAGCAGCTAGCCAAATACGACATCATGCTGACCGATTCAGAAGAAGTGAAATCATTCTACCGTGCAGGCCCTGCGGGTATCCGCACCACACAAGCATTCTCGCAAGATTGTCGCTGGGATACCCTCGATAATGACCGTGCGGAAGGCTGTATCCGCACCAAAGAAAACGCCTTTAGCCAAGATGGCGGCCTTGCCGTTCTGAAAGGCAACATCGCGCTGGATGGTTGTATTGTGAAGACTGCTGGTGTGGACGAAAGCATCCTGAAATTTACTGGCCCTGCGGTAGTGTTTGAAAGCCAGGAAGATGCGGTAGACGGCATCCTTGGCGGCAAAGTGAAAGCGGGCGATGTAGTTGTGATTCGCTACGAAGGTCCAAAAGGTGGCCCGGGCATGCAAGAAATGCTCTACCCAACCACTTATCTAAAATCGATGGGCTTAGGTAAAGAGTGTGCGTTATTAACTGACGGCCGCTTCTCTGGTGGTACCTCTGGTCTGTCTATCGGCCATGCTTCTCCAGAAGCGGCCAATGGCGGTGCGATCGGCTTGGTTCAAAACGGCGATTTGATTGCGATTGATATTCCAAATCGCAGCATCTCTCTTGAGATCTCTGAACAGGAACTTGCAGAGCGCCGCGTAAAACAAGACGAACTTGGTTGGAAACCAGCAAATCGTCAACGTGAAGTGTCTTTCGCCCTAAAAGCGTACGCCAGCATGGCAACCAGTGCTGACAAAGGTGCAGTACGAGATAAATCGAAGCTAGAGGGCTAG
- the punR gene encoding DNA-binding transcriptional activator PunR, producing the protein MFSKASLEMLDTVARLGSFTAAAEVLHKVPSAISYGVRQVEQDLDVVLFRRLPRKVELTPAGELFMAEARSLLRQMEEVKAQTRRAAHGWKTTLKLTLDNVVKLEKLKPLVEDFYREFEFAELQINMEVFNGSWEAIAQGRADIVVGATSAVPVGGDFEVKDMGVLDWAFVMSPAHPCVRQQVLTEEFVSQFPAICLDDTSNVLPKRHTGHYAKQRRLLLPNWYSAIECLKNGVGVGYMPRHIAMPLIHEGVLVEKLLQDDKPLSRCCLVWRKDDDHKLIQWMVDYLGSPNQLHQDWLQC; encoded by the coding sequence ATGTTCTCCAAAGCATCATTGGAAATGCTCGATACGGTTGCTCGGTTAGGCAGTTTCACGGCCGCTGCTGAAGTGCTTCACAAAGTTCCTTCGGCGATCAGCTATGGCGTGCGACAGGTAGAGCAGGATTTGGACGTCGTGCTATTTCGCCGCTTACCAAGAAAAGTTGAATTAACACCAGCGGGTGAGCTATTCATGGCTGAAGCTCGCTCGTTACTGCGTCAGATGGAAGAGGTGAAAGCACAAACTCGTCGAGCTGCGCACGGCTGGAAAACAACGCTGAAACTGACGCTGGATAACGTAGTGAAGCTCGAAAAGCTCAAGCCGCTAGTGGAAGATTTTTATCGAGAGTTTGAATTTGCGGAACTGCAAATCAACATGGAAGTCTTTAACGGCTCTTGGGAGGCGATCGCTCAAGGTCGTGCCGACATCGTAGTCGGAGCCACTTCAGCAGTTCCGGTCGGCGGGGATTTCGAAGTGAAAGACATGGGTGTGTTGGATTGGGCGTTTGTCATGTCTCCTGCTCATCCTTGCGTACGTCAGCAGGTTCTCACCGAAGAGTTTGTTAGCCAGTTCCCCGCGATTTGTCTGGATGACACATCGAACGTACTGCCAAAACGACACACAGGTCACTATGCCAAGCAGCGTCGTTTATTATTGCCCAATTGGTACAGTGCGATTGAATGTTTAAAAAATGGCGTTGGAGTCGGGTATATGCCGCGTCATATTGCGATGCCACTTATTCATGAAGGTGTGCTGGTGGAGAAACTGCTGCAAGATGACAAGCCATTGAGCCGATGCTGTTTGGTATGGCGTAAAGATGACGATCATAAGTTGATCCAATGGATGGTGGATTATTTGGGATCACCGAATCAGTTGCATCAAGATTGGTTGCAGTGTTAG
- the ilvE gene encoding branched-chain-amino-acid transaminase, producing MATKTADFIWFNGEMVPWAEANVHVLTHAMHYGTSVFEGVRCYNTPKGPIVFRHREHAQRLKDSAKIYRFPIPYSVEEIMEATRETLRQNKLDSAYIRPLGFVGNVGLGVCPPVGTEMELIIAAFPWGSYLGEEALEKGVDAMISSWNRAAPNTIPTAAKAGGNYLSSLLVGGEARRHGYDEGIALSVDGYLSEGAGENIFVIKDRVITTPPATSAILPGITRDSIMTIARDKGYEVREANIAREALYLADEVFMTGTAAEVVPVATIDKIEVGSGKRGPITKELQEAYFGLFNGITEDKWGWLDYVYPEQQ from the coding sequence ATGGCAACGAAAACTGCAGATTTCATTTGGTTTAATGGTGAGATGGTTCCATGGGCAGAGGCGAACGTGCACGTTCTCACTCACGCCATGCATTACGGCACCTCGGTATTTGAAGGGGTACGCTGCTACAACACACCAAAAGGCCCAATTGTCTTCCGTCACCGTGAGCATGCACAGCGTTTAAAAGATTCCGCCAAAATTTACCGCTTCCCTATTCCATACTCTGTTGAAGAAATCATGGAAGCAACGCGTGAAACTCTGCGTCAAAACAAACTCGACAGCGCTTACATTCGTCCATTGGGATTTGTGGGCAATGTCGGTTTAGGTGTGTGTCCTCCAGTAGGCACCGAAATGGAGCTGATCATCGCAGCGTTCCCATGGGGCTCGTACCTTGGTGAAGAAGCACTAGAAAAAGGCGTGGATGCGATGATTTCAAGCTGGAATCGCGCGGCACCTAACACCATCCCTACCGCTGCAAAAGCGGGTGGTAACTACCTTTCTTCACTACTCGTTGGTGGTGAAGCACGTCGTCATGGTTACGACGAAGGTATCGCACTGAGTGTTGACGGTTACTTGTCAGAAGGCGCGGGCGAGAACATCTTTGTCATCAAAGATCGCGTGATCACCACACCACCAGCAACCAGCGCTATCCTACCGGGCATCACTCGTGACTCGATCATGACCATTGCTCGCGATAAAGGTTACGAAGTCCGTGAAGCTAACATTGCTCGCGAAGCGCTATACCTTGCGGATGAAGTATTCATGACCGGTACCGCAGCAGAAGTTGTGCCTGTGGCAACCATCGACAAAATTGAAGTGGGCAGCGGTAAACGCGGTCCTATTACCAAAGAATTGCAAGAAGCCTACTTTGGCCTATTTAACGGCATCACGGAAGATAAGTGGGGCTGGTTAGACTATGTGTACCCAGAGCAGCAGTAA